Below is a window of Oncorhynchus kisutch isolate 150728-3 unplaced genomic scaffold, Okis_V2 scaffold3899, whole genome shotgun sequence DNA.
AGTAGAGAAGGCAGCAGGGGGTTTCTGTAGGGAAAGACCAGTTGTAGAGAAGGCAGCAGGGGGTTTCTGTAGAGAAAGACCAGTTGTAGAGTAGAGAAGGCAGCAGGGGGTTTCTGTAGAGAAAGACCAGTTGTAGAGTAGAGAAGGCAGCAGGGGGTTTCTGTAGAGAAAGACCAGTTGTAGAGTAGAGAAGGCAGCAGGGGGTTTCTGTAGAGAAAGACCAGTTGTAGAGTAGAGAAGGCAGCAGGGGGTTTCTGTAGAGAAAGACCAGTTGTAGAGTAGAGAAGGCAGCAGGGGGTTTCTGTAGAGAAAGACCAGTTGTAGAGTAGAGAAGGCAGCAGGGGGTTTCTGTAGAGAAAGACCAGTTGTAGAGTAGAGAAGGCAGCAGGGGGTTTCTGTAGAGAAAGACCAGTTGTAGAGTAGAGAAGGCAGCAGGGGGTTTCTGTAGAGAAAGACCAGTTGTAGAGTAGAGAAGGCAGCAGGGGGTTTCTGTAGAGAAAGACCAGTTGTAGAGTAGAGAAGGCAGCAGGGGGTTTCTGTAGAGAAAGACCAGTTGTAGAGTAGAGAAGGCAGCAGGGGGTTTCTGTTCTATAGGTTTTCTAATGTATCCAGGTGTTTTTGTTGTATGTGTTGCTGGTGACTCTTCCATTCTCCCCTTATGGGATTACTTACGATGTATCTCATCTACTGTAGGACACCCCAGATGAGAAGCAGCCGTGGGTCTATCTCCAGTGTGGCCACGTCCACGGTTACCACAACTGGGGAAGCCACCGGGACAGAGACAGGCTGGACCGGGACAGAGACAGGCTGGACCGGGaccaggaggagagggagcagggCTGGAGCAGGGAGTGTCCAATGTGTCGAGCCACTGGGCCGTACGTTCCCCTCTGGTTGGGCTGCGAGGCAAGCTTCTATCTGGACACGGCTCCGCCCACCCACGCCTTCTCACCGTGTGGTCACGTGTGTTCCGAGAAGACTGCTATGTTCTGGAGTCAGATCCCGCTGCCGCACGGAACACACACCTTCCACGCCTCCTGTCCCTTCTGCGCCCAGCAACTGAGTGGCGAGCAGGGATACGTTAGACTCATCTTCCAGGGCCCTCTCGACTAGGGGGACTATTTGTCCTTGGTCGGAACTACTTTCCGTTTTGGTCGCAAAGGAACAACGCTTAGAACTTCCAACTGCCTGGGATTTTGGGGCGGGGGGGGATTTCTGGAATGTTCTCTCcgtttctgtttgtctctctgtgcttttaagTGACCTTTTCTATTTTAGATTTTTATTGGGAATGAAAACAAAGATTTCTATATTTTCATGTGAAACAAGAAGAGAAAGAAACCAACACTACTGGGTGATATCATTTAGTTTTCTGAAAGAACTGTAAACTGTATTTATCTATTATACTGATATATGACCACATATGGGTTTATTCTCCTTTGTTGTTGCAATATCCATCCGTATACATCTTTAAGACTTCAAGTCCTTTATTTCTGCccagacttcaaatcaaatcaaatgtatttatatagcccttcgtacatcagctgatatctcaaagtgctgtacagaaacccagcctaaaaccccaaacagcaagcaatgcaggtgtagaagcagacTTCATAGTAACTCAACCAGAAAATGAAGATAAAGCTACATTAGTTATCCTCCTTTACTCTTCTTGGTCAATATGCTTCACTTCAATACtctttttaacatttttattgtGCTTATTAGACTATAATGATCGCAGATCTCAAGTTCAAGGGTCGTATTCACTCGAAGCTGAACAGAAGCAAACAGGAAGGGACCAACCTCCATTGGTCCAATGAGAAACGtttgttttccgttgcaaaacgttttgctacggtaTGCAGTAATGAGTACGACCAAGGTGTGTTTTGGGGGGTTCAGTTTTGCCTATAGTGGTATGCgtcgtgccccccccccccccatcatggATCTATTGAGTATCCATGACAACGTCCTGTCGTATTGAAacctctgtgttgtctgtctgatggggAGTTCTGGCTGTGTGTAAGGGGGTGAAGTTTCCCACTAAGTACTGATCTAGGAGCTGCTtctcctcccccaatcctaaccttaaccgttAGTGTGGAAAATGTGAAACTGACttaagatcagcatctaggggcaactcCACCAGAACACCGTGTTATAACTGTTCATTCTTTCCCACAAGGCATTGCCATGACCTTTCACATTTGAAGCAATAGATTTGGATGCAGACTTCCTACTTTTCGAGCAACCTGGGGTTTGTAGTCCCGTGATTGAGTATGATTGACAGCTATGTGATTGCTGTCTGTAGTTTTGATTGAgtgttgaacacacacactgttgcctGTGTAAAGACAGACGGGTCATgttgaatgtcattctcttcttGAGTATCTAGACGTCACGATAATTCTGAATGCAACAGTATTTATAGGGACAAAATACCTCAGTGTAAAGTAGTCCTTCAAGTAGTAAACTTCAACCTTCAGGattcagaagggggggggggggggcatcatgagaacagtgaggaatcagtccagaactacacgggagtaTTTGATGGTATTTGATCATGTTTTCACAGTATGGGTGTGTATTTAGTGTACAGTATGGGTGTGTATTTAGTGTACAGtattttgtgtgttgtgttgtatacagAGGTCTCTCCACTGCTCTCTGAATCTGACTGATACTCACCtcagggagaacacacacacctctgtctgctgtatagacacacacacacctctgtctgcTGTATagacgcaccacacacacacacctctgtctgctgtatagacacaccacacacctctGTCTGCCGTATagacactccacacacacacctctgtctgctgtatagacacacacacacctctgtctgctgtatagacacacacacacctctgtctgcCGTATagacactccacacacacacctctgtctgctgtatagacacaccacacacacacacacccctgtctgatctatacacacacacacacacccccctgtCTGATCtatagacacaccacacacaccacacacacacacccccctgtCTGATCtatagacacaccacacacacctctgtctgctttatagacacaccacacacacacacacacccctgtctgatctatacacacacacaccacacacacacacacacccctgtctgATCtatagacacaccacacacacctctgtctgctttatagacacaccacacacacacacacacccctgtctgatctatacacacacacaccacacacacacacacacccatgtctgatctatagacacacacacacctctgtctgtcccatagatacacacacacacacacctctgtctgctgtatagacacaccacacacacacacacctctgtctgccgtatagacacaccacacacacacacctctgtctgctgtatagacacaccacacacacacacacacacatgtctgatctatagacacacacacacctctgtctgtcccatagatacacacacacacacacacacctctgtctgcCGCATAGACGTCCTAAcagacactcctctgtctggcccATAGACGTCCTAAcagacactcctctgtctggcccATAGACGTCCTAAcagacactcctctgtctggcccATAGACGTCCTCAcagacactcctctgtctggcccATAGACGTCCTAAcagacactcctctgtctggcccATAGACGTCCTAAcagacactcctctgtctggcccATAGACGTCCTAAcagacactcctctgtctggcccatagacacaccacacacacacacctctgtctggCCCATAGACGTCCTAAcagacactcctctgtctggcccATAGACGTCCTAAcagacactcctctgtctggcccATAGACGTCCTAAcagacactcctctgtctggcccATAGACATCCTCACAGACACTCTCTCCTTGCAACAGACTTCAGAGGATACCTCATCGGTAGTTAAAGGTGTCTGTCTTGTCTTCTACAGCCCACTGTCCACAGCCTCATGTTTATACTCTATGTAAGTACGCAACACAAGCCGAGCCAAATGGCTGTTAGGGTTTATTGTGTAGCAAAAATATGCAAACGTGTTCAGCCCTGCAATTTGTAAATACACAGGatcaccatgttgtgttgttgcgtTGGGTTTATAATACTCTTAACATCTTGTCTGTCAGCTGTTCTATGGACTTGTCAAAGGCACTGTGTTCCTCTTATTGGGGAACGTGTGTAAGGGCTTTACTCTCTGGTCGTCCCtaatggcactctgttcccttCATAGGCCTCTGGTCGTCCCTAAAGGCACTGTGTTCCTCTTATTGGGGAACGTGTGTAAGGGCTTTACTCTCTGGTCGTCCCtaatggcactctgttcccttCATAGGCCTCTGGTCGTCCCTAATGGCACCTTGTTCCCTTCATAGGCCTCTGGTCGTCCTTAAAGGCACTGTGTTCCTCTTATTGGGGAACGTGTGTAAGGGCTTTACTCTCTGGTCGTCCCtaatggcactctgttcccttCATAGGCCTCTGGTCGTCCCTAATGGCACCTTGTTCCCTTCATAGGCCTCTGGTCGTCCTTAAAGGCACTGTGTTCCTCTTATTGGGGAACGTGTGTAAGGGCTTTACTCTCTGGTCGTCCCtaatggcactctgttcccttCATAGGCCTCTGGTCGTCCCTAATGGCACCTTGTTCCCTTCATAGGCCTCTGGTCGTCCCTAAAGGCACTGTGTTCCTCTTATTGGGGAACGTGTGTAAGGGCTTTACTCTCTGGTCGTCCCtaatggcactctgttcccttcataggcctctggtcgtccctaatggcactctgttcccttcataggcctctggtcatccctaatggcaccttgttcccttcataggcctctggtcatccctaatggcaccttgttcccttcataggcctctggtcgtccctaatggcactctgttcccttcataggcctctggtcgtccctaatggcaccttgttcccttcataggcctctggtcgtccctaatggcactctgttcccttcataggcctctggtcaatagtagtgcattGTATAGTACAGCAGGGACGTTAAACCGATCATTATCGACACCGGCATTACCGATCACTTAGCGCATAAACGATCATTATCGGCACTGGCAATACCGATCATTATCGATACCGCCATTACCGATCACTTAGCGCATAAACGATCATGACCGACACGGGCAATACCGATCATCATCAATACCGGCATTACCGATCACTTAGCAAATAAACAATCACTATCGACACTGGCAATACCGATCAGTATCGATACCGGCATTACCGATCACTTAGCTGATTAAACCGATCATTATCGATACCGGTATTACTGATCACTTATCGTAGGCAGTAACttatactagagaaatgtgaagtttgaaatgaagTAAGTTTGCCAATATGGtttgttaatgggacaattgactGCTACAACCATCTAACTAGTAGTTTCAAGGAGAATAATTGAAACTGTGGTGCAGATTAATGATATAAACAGATTGTTATATTTATCAGTATCTCATCAATTCCGGCAATTTATCACCATATGTATTTTGGCCCACGTCACCCAGctctactatatagggaatagggtgccattttggactcggcccatgtctgtctctgtatacTGTCTGCATggtgtctctgtttctccatccctctctctagctctggtcctgggCGTCAGTGAAGGAAGGCTGAGcagtaacaccctggaccagagctagagtATCTCTTCTGTCTGTTGGATTTCTGATGCTTTAAGGCAAAAGCTGAGAATGTTTTCTGATTTGAACAGTTTTTCTACCGACTTTAAACAATAAAGTTTAAAACATGACACGTTTTATATTCTCATTTGTATTGTTTACTCAAATGTTGCCATTGTATTGTGAATAGCGTTTGACTCAACTCTGTCCTCTTGTGGTTGAAATGGtcggtgttatttcatagtcacATGATACTAGAGTCTCCCTCTCAGCATTAATAAATTCATAATCTCTTGTGGAGAGACTCAAGTAACGTCTGACACAATTATTCTCAATTGTTGTAGTTCCGGGTTTCCGAAGTTAACAAGTTCTTTCAACTTCTCTGTGAGAAGAAAACCAGGACATCTTCCCCCTGGATGAGTTCTGACATCTACATATTTTCCTTTCTTCCCTCCGGCCTGTCAGAGCTGCTCCAGAGAGTCATAAAGATAAGCTGCTCCAGAGAGTCAATAAAGATAAGCTGCTCCAGAGAGTCAATAAAGATAAGCTGCTCCAGAGAGTCAATAAAGATAAGCTGCTCCAGAGAGTCAATAAAGATAAGCTGCTCCAGAGAGTCAATAAAGATAAGCTGCTCCAGAGAGTCAATAAAGATAAGCTGCTCCAGAGTCAATAAAGGTAAGCTGCTCCAGAGTCAATAAAGATAAGCTGCTCCAGAGTCAGTAAAGATAAGCTGCTCCAGAGAGTCAATAAAGATAAGCTGCTCCAGAGAGTCAATAAAGATAAGCTGTTCCAGAGTCAATAAAGATAAGCTGCTCTAGAGTCAATAAAAATAAGCTGCTCCAGAGAGTCAATAAAGATAAGCTGCTCCAGAGAGTCAATAAAGAGAAGCTGCTCCAGAGTCAATAaagagaacctgctccagagtcaaTAAAGATAAGCTGCTCCAGAGAGTCAATAAAGAGAAGCTGCTCCAGAGAGTCAATAAAGATAAGCTGCTCCAGAGAGTCAATAAAGATACTACTAAAGCCTCCGTCCAGTCAGAGTGGATGTCAGGTGTGATGTGTCAGTGTCTTGTGATGTCAGGGTGGATGCCAGTGTCTTGTGGTGTCAGGGTGGATGCCAGTGTCTTGTGATATCAGAGTTGTCAGTGTCTTGTGATGTCAGAGTGGATGCCAGTGTCTTGTGATATCAGAGTTGTCAGTGTCTTGTGATGTCAGAGTGGATGCCAGTGTCTTGTGATATCAgagttgtgtgtgtcagtgtcttgTGATGTCAGAGTGGATGCCAGTGTCTTGTGATATCAgagttgtgtgtgtcagtgtcttgTGATGTCAgagttgtgtgtgtcagtgtcttgTGATATCAgagttgtgtgtgtcagtgtcttgTGATGTCAGGGTGGATGCCAGTGTCTTGTGATATCAgagttgtgtgtgtcagtgtcttgTGATGTCAgagttgtgtgtgtcagtgtcttgTGATGTCAGAGTGGATGCCAGTGTCTTGTGATGTCAgagttgtgtgtgtcagtgtcttgTGATGTGTCAGGCTTTGTGGAACTGTTTTGAAGAGGGTTCTCTGTAATGAATGTGTGTCAGGgtgtgagagaggagggttgTTAGTGATTTATTCTGATGGAGCAGGAGAGATGCTTTTGAATTAGTCCAGATCAGAGCTTCTTCTTCACTTTGATCCGAGTGCTGAGACCAAAATAACGGTTCCTCTCTGTGTCCATGCATGTCTTGATTTTCTCCACGGTGACTCTAAGATGCTACTGGATAAGAACATTATTACTATACCAGGCCTAGAATATCACACACCTTTATCCAATCACTATAGTGTGCAGTGATGTGTAAAATACAGAAGTCAAGCTACACTAATGTGCTGCTGATTCCTATATCACATCCCTGTTGGTTTAGTGGTTTGTGTTATTGTTAAAACTCTCCTATCAGACCTGCAGACCAGAGAGAAGGTGCTGTTGCAGAGTTATTAAATGTGTCATATTCATTTATTGTTACTGTAATGATTTTGCACAGCTGTGTTGTTTTCCCCTCTGCAGTCACAATCTCtgcgtgtgtcccaaatggtaccctattccctatgtagtgcactacttttgaccagggcctatagggttctgctgaaacgtagtgcactatataggggatagggtacgATCCGGGATGTCCCTCTATCTCAAGCCAATCACAAAGAACTAGTCTTCTACACACATCAGGAGTGAAAATAAGCATTCAGGAGTGGGTGACattgttaggtgtgtgtgtgtgtgtgtgtgtgtgtgtgtgtgtgtgtgtgtgtgtgtgtgtgtgtgtgtgtgtgtgtgtgtgtgtgtgtgtgtgagagagcaggcAGGTTTTTGTGTGGGATGTCTAAGTGGGATATGGGAATGGGATTTTCTCTCTTTAAAAATGATTGTATGTAGTACACAACAGGTCAGTAGTGTCTGTCTGGAATCTATCAGCGATTAGGAGAACACATGTTCAGTCTCTCTGGAGAGGAATGGGACCTCTGCTTTGATTCAGTCTCTCTGGAGAGGAATGGGACCTCTGCTTTGGTTCTGTCTTTCTGGAGAGGAATGGGACCTCTGCTTTGATTCTGTCTCTCTGGAGAGGAATGGGACCTCTGCTTTGATTCTGTCTCTCTGGAGAGGAATGGGACCTCTGCTTTGATTCAGTCTCTCTGGAGAGGAATGGGACCTCTGCTTTGATTCTGTCTCTCTGGAGAGGAATGGGACCTCTGCTTTGATTCTGTCTCTCTGGAGAGGAATGGGACCTCTGCTTTGATTCAGTCTCTCTGGAGAGGAATGGGACCTCTGCTTTGATTCTGTCTCTCTGGAGAGGAATGGGACCTCTGCTTTGATTCAGTCTCTCTGGAGAGGAATGGGACCTCTGCTTTGATTCTGTCTCTCTGGAGAGGAATGGGACCTCTGCTTTGATTCAGTCTCTCTGGAGAGGAATGGGACCTCTGCTTTGATTCAGTCGCTCTGGAGAGTAATGGGACCTCTGCTTTGATTCAGTCTCTCTGGAGAGGAATGGGACCTCTGCTTGGATTTGTGATTAGCTCAAAGCAACCATGTCTACTGGAGAATATCTTCCCTCATCACAACAATGCTGGAGGTTTAATATCACATCGATCAGCAGAGGatctgttatatctgtctgataGATGAACATAAAGACCATGATGATCCAGTCTCAGCCAGAGCAGAAAGGACTGAGAAACAGGGATGCAGGATTTCTCAATGTGTCCTCTGCAGGCAAGGATttgcacacagcacacacacagaaccaggACGTTTCGTATTACTCTTGTGGAGgccactcctcttcctctgcaCAAACAAGGAAATCGAAAGTTATCTCTGATACTCCTCTGCGACATTTGTTAGTGAGTGTCAAAATGGCAGAGGCATTTTTTGAAGATCGGGATTCATTTAGCTGTTCAATCTGCTTGGATATACTGAAGGATCCGGTGACTACTTCCTGTGGACACaactactgtatgtgctgtattgAGGGCTGCTGGGATCAGGACGATCTGAAAGGTGTTTACAGCTGCCCAGAGTGCCGACAGACCTTCGTCCAAAGGCCTGTTCTGAACAGAAACACGTTGCTGGCTAAAGTGGTGGAGAAACTGAAACATACTGCTCCTCATGCTGCTCCTCatactcctcctcctgctgctcctcctgctgctccttatgctgctcctcctgctgctcctcctgctctctGTTATGCTGGACCTGGAGATGTGGAGTGTGATTTCTGCACTGGGAGAAAACACAAAGCCCTCATGTCCTGTCTGGTGTGTCTGGTCTCTTACTGTGAGACTCACCTCCAGCCTCACTATAATTTCCCTGCCTTAAAGAAGCACATGCTGGTCAAAGCCTCCACACAACTACAGGATAAGATCTGCTCTCAACATGACAAACTGCTGGAGGTTTACTGTCGTACCGATCAGCAGTGTATCTGTTATCTGTGTACCATGGATGAACATAAAGGCCATGATACAGTCTCAGCTGCAGCAGAGAGGACTGAGAAACAGAAGCAGGTGGGGGAGAAGCAACAGAAATCCCAGCAGAGaatccaggagagagagaaggagatgcagGAGCTGAGACAGGCTGTGGACTCTCTGAAGCTCTCTGCACAGGCAGCCGTGGACGACAGCGAAAGGATCTTTGCTGAGCTGATCCGCACCATGGAGACAAGGTGCTCTGAGGTGAAGGAGCTGATCAGAGACCAGGAGAAGGCTGAAGTGAGTCAGGCAGAAGGCCTCCTGGAGCGACTGGAGCAGGAGGTGGCTgagctgaggaggagagatgctgAGCTGGAGAAGTTCTCTCACACAGAGGACAACATCCACTTCCTCCAGAGGTTCAAAGATCACAGTGCCCCCCCTGTTTCTGAAGAGAAGCCTGCCATCATCCTTAACCAAAGTCATGCTTTTAAGACGGTGAGGACCTCTGACCTCCAGAAAAAGCTGATGCTCTGCTGTAAGGAGGGAGTAGGGGAGATATCAGCAGCAGTGAAAGCTGTCCACATACTGCAGTCAGCAGAGCCAAGCAGCCAAGCAGCAGCATCTGTCGCACAATA
It encodes the following:
- the LOC109877352 gene encoding E3 ubiquitin-protein ligase TRIM47, whose amino-acid sequence is MAEAFFEDRDSFSCSICLDILKDPVTTSCGHNYCMCCIEGCWDQDDLKGVYSCPECRQTFVQRPVLNRNTLLAKVVEKLKHTAPHAAPHTPPPAAPPAAPYAAPPAAPPALCYAGPGDVECDFCTGRKHKALMSCLVCLVSYCETHLQPHYNFPALKKHMLVKASTQLQDKICSQHDKLLEVYCRTDQQCICYLCTMDEHKGHDTVSAAAERTEKQKQVGEKQQKSQQRIQEREKEMQELRQAVDSLKLSAQAAVDDSERIFAELIRTMETRCSEVKELIRDQEKAEVSQAEGLLERLEQEVAELRRRDAELEKFSHTEDNIHFLQRFKDHSAPPVSEEKPAIILNQSHAFKTVRTSDLQKKLMLCCKEGVGEISAAVKAVHILQSAEPSSQAAASVAQYHRKKYSFKDRCSLSQGKNYA